In Epilithonimonas zeae, a single window of DNA contains:
- a CDS encoding glycosyltransferase family 4 protein, which yields MKIIRLSTFLNFGGIETKMVNLSHYNDTENEWIFAAVGKGGVAEERILNNNKRTAILNLNYKIPCLKTIWGLYKYLKKERPDVLHTSGAEANFFGFLAGRMAKVPKIIVEEIGIPNQSYNAKKIFGFIFKNADYVVGESQTVVNHIVSNYKLNVSKTKVIHNFGLFNYKFDSQKSQNDNNYFHIVMISRLEPVKNIEAVINVIAHLKDRISVRIKLTIAGSGTLEENLKNRVSELELSENVFFMGFISDPYPILKNSDLYILNSFSEGFSNSLIEAMYSSTPSLSTDVGAASEIIDNNVNGFLIPAANEKVLLDRIETIISMPKERLQEIGMKGHQKITENFSLNNHIAELMQIYKSNKL from the coding sequence ATGAAAATAATAAGATTAAGTACTTTTTTAAATTTTGGAGGAATAGAAACTAAGATGGTTAACCTATCGCATTATAATGATACCGAAAACGAATGGATTTTTGCAGCAGTTGGTAAAGGAGGGGTTGCCGAAGAACGAATTTTAAATAACAATAAAAGAACAGCAATCCTCAATTTAAATTATAAGATTCCTTGTTTGAAAACAATATGGGGGCTCTACAAATATTTAAAGAAAGAAAGACCAGATGTTTTACATACTTCGGGAGCCGAAGCTAATTTTTTTGGTTTCTTAGCAGGAAGAATGGCTAAAGTTCCGAAGATTATTGTTGAAGAAATTGGTATTCCGAATCAATCATATAATGCAAAAAAAATATTTGGCTTCATTTTTAAAAATGCAGATTACGTAGTTGGCGAGTCCCAGACTGTGGTCAATCATATTGTCTCAAATTATAAGTTAAATGTTTCAAAGACCAAAGTTATTCACAATTTTGGTTTGTTTAACTATAAATTTGATAGCCAAAAATCCCAAAATGATAATAATTATTTTCATATTGTGATGATATCTCGTCTAGAACCTGTTAAAAATATTGAAGCTGTTATTAATGTTATTGCTCATTTGAAAGATAGGATCTCCGTAAGAATTAAATTAACAATTGCGGGAAGCGGAACATTAGAAGAAAATTTGAAAAATAGAGTTAGTGAGTTAGAGCTTAGTGAGAATGTATTTTTCATGGGTTTTATATCTGATCCTTATCCTATTCTTAAAAACTCAGACTTATACATTTTAAATTCATTTTCTGAAGGATTTTCAAATTCATTAATAGAAGCAATGTATAGCTCCACACCATCCCTCAGTACAGACGTAGGAGCAGCTAGTGAAATTATTGATAACAATGTTAATGGATTCCTTATTCCTGCAGCAAATGAAAAAGTATTATTAGATAGAATAGAAACCATAATTTCTATGCCTAAAGAACGACTTCAGGAAATTGGTATGAAGGGGCACCAAAAAATCACGGAAAATTTCTCTTTAAATAATCATATTGCTGAACTAATGCAAATTTATAAGTCAAATAAGCTATAA
- a CDS encoding glycosyltransferase family protein has product MPKNLLFITWDGPQTSYMEGLFMPIFQEIAKISDFKFHVLQFTWAEEKKISQTKKSAEKMGITYSALPILRKPNVSIGSLLTVFTSSNKIKKYIRENKIDIVMPRSTFPAMIINQIKNKNIKIIFDADGLPIEERIDFAGLKRDSLQYKLMKSAETKMLKNADAVITRSQKAIDIHLSNIGEVNMPKFSVVFNGRENNFFKLNDEARLKAREKLKLNKEFLLVYAGSLGPQYCLSEMLEIFKNYKTKYHSKFLILTGNTEFAKQNIPEDLQSDIILKSVASDEVPFYLNAGDAAFALRQPSFSMQGVAPIKLGEYLLCGLPVIASKGIGDTDDILEIFEECYLYDHSMGLLSQFGLITDFLEKSIFADRNNISRKAQRYFSLEAAAESYITAINKIKQ; this is encoded by the coding sequence ATGCCTAAAAACCTCCTCTTCATCACTTGGGACGGACCACAGACTTCTTATATGGAAGGTCTTTTTATGCCTATTTTTCAGGAAATTGCTAAGATAAGCGATTTCAAATTTCACGTTTTGCAGTTCACTTGGGCAGAGGAAAAGAAAATCAGTCAAACTAAAAAGAGTGCAGAAAAAATGGGAATCACATATTCTGCTTTGCCTATTCTTAGAAAACCTAATGTATCTATAGGAAGTCTTTTGACGGTTTTTACATCATCAAACAAAATCAAAAAATATATCAGGGAAAATAAGATTGATATCGTGATGCCAAGAAGTACTTTTCCTGCAATGATAATTAATCAAATCAAAAATAAAAATATTAAAATTATTTTCGATGCGGATGGATTACCTATAGAAGAGAGAATTGATTTTGCGGGTCTGAAGAGAGATTCTCTTCAATATAAACTGATGAAGTCTGCTGAAACCAAAATGCTTAAAAATGCAGATGCAGTCATCACTAGATCTCAAAAAGCAATTGATATTCATCTTAGTAATATTGGAGAAGTAAACATGCCAAAATTTTCGGTAGTATTCAATGGAAGAGAAAACAATTTTTTCAAATTAAATGATGAAGCCAGACTAAAAGCACGCGAGAAATTAAAATTAAATAAAGAATTCCTCCTTGTTTATGCAGGTTCGCTAGGACCTCAATACTGCTTGTCCGAAATGTTGGAAATTTTTAAGAATTACAAGACAAAGTACCATTCCAAATTTCTTATTCTAACAGGTAATACTGAGTTTGCCAAACAAAATATCCCAGAAGATCTGCAATCAGACATTATTTTAAAATCTGTAGCATCAGATGAGGTTCCATTTTATCTCAATGCTGGAGATGCTGCTTTTGCGTTACGGCAGCCAAGTTTCAGTATGCAAGGTGTAGCTCCGATTAAATTGGGCGAATATCTTCTTTGTGGCTTGCCGGTGATTGCCAGCAAAGGCATTGGCGATACAGATGATATTTTGGAAATTTTTGAAGAATGTTATCTCTATGATCATTCAATGGGTTTGCTATCTCAATTTGGTCTAATCACGGACTTTTTAGAAAAGTCTATATTTGCGGACAGAAATAATATCTCTAGAAAAGCTCAGCGATATTTTTCTCTGGAAGCTGCTGCAGAATCATACATCACAGCAATCAACAAAATTAAGCAATGA
- a CDS encoding glycosyltransferase family 4 protein: MKILYLTKYTRMAGSSRMRSYQYFPYLERSGMKITVKPFFDDDYLKDFYAGKKNISTVIKSYLRRFLVLFSVLKYNKVVIEKEIFPFIPAVAEWILKLFGIRYIVDYDDAIFHNYDQSSNPIIKKFLGNKIANVMRYSGIVIAGNHYLAEYAWRSGAKKIEIIPTVIDLDRYPIKANLDSEKFIVGWIGTKTTFEKHLLPCKNWVKELQSQDPNIQFNIVGIREDMDLGKNVKYIQWREKTEVSEILKMDVGIMPLQDSEWEKGKCAYKLIQYAACGIPGVASDVGMNKDVCIDNVTGQIAYEDQDWIDHILFLKNNSLQKKEMGNNARQLVEQKYCIQVTADKWCKILSK, from the coding sequence ATGAAAATCCTTTATCTTACCAAATACACAAGAATGGCGGGTAGCAGTAGAATGCGGAGCTATCAGTACTTCCCGTATCTTGAAAGGTCAGGGATGAAGATAACGGTAAAACCTTTTTTTGATGATGATTATCTTAAAGATTTTTACGCTGGAAAAAAAAATATAAGCACAGTCATAAAGTCGTATTTACGAAGATTTCTTGTGTTGTTTTCAGTTTTAAAATATAATAAAGTAGTAATCGAAAAAGAAATTTTCCCTTTTATTCCTGCTGTCGCAGAATGGATTTTAAAATTATTTGGAATCAGATATATTGTAGATTATGATGATGCTATTTTTCATAATTATGACCAAAGTTCAAATCCAATTATTAAAAAGTTTCTGGGGAATAAAATTGCCAATGTGATGAGATATAGCGGAATTGTTATAGCAGGTAATCATTATTTGGCAGAATATGCTTGGCGATCTGGAGCAAAAAAAATAGAAATCATCCCAACAGTAATAGATCTGGATAGATATCCAATAAAAGCAAATTTAGATTCTGAAAAATTCATTGTAGGCTGGATAGGAACTAAAACGACTTTTGAAAAACATCTCTTACCGTGCAAAAATTGGGTTAAAGAATTGCAAAGCCAAGATCCAAATATCCAGTTCAACATTGTTGGGATAAGAGAGGATATGGATCTCGGAAAAAATGTAAAGTACATCCAGTGGAGAGAAAAGACAGAAGTGTCCGAAATTCTAAAAATGGATGTGGGCATTATGCCTCTTCAGGATTCCGAATGGGAAAAAGGAAAGTGTGCCTATAAATTAATTCAGTATGCAGCTTGCGGAATTCCCGGAGTAGCATCCGATGTGGGAATGAATAAGGATGTTTGTATTGATAATGTGACAGGACAAATTGCTTATGAAGATCAGGATTGGATAGATCATATTCTGTTTCTGAAAAATAACAGTCTTCAGAAAAAAGAAATGGGAAATAACGCACGGCAGTTGGTAGAACAAAAATATTGCATACAGGTCACTGCAGATAAATGGTGTAAAATATTAAGTAAATGA
- a CDS encoding glycosyltransferase family 2 protein, which produces MITIIIPFFNRFSQLHNTLLSVKNQSFQDWECLLIDDGSDQEELFKINESILDDKRFRIILRPDDRLKGANSCRNIGIENAKGEYIALLDSDDLWPENYLSDYLKFVKSVPEFSGGFAKCLIRNGEKEWISDSRDLLENESCFDFLLDDKAIAQTSTFFIKTSKAKDIKFDESLLRHQDWDFFIRFGEKFNWQYNPEQYVIVIWEKGAKRTIHFPSCIKVYNNFQSQISNLDNRNRYLFSMYEKSLQYNSDKKIKDFYLKQLKINNYKVNTNREFLMIKYPFIYQFLRNFVKK; this is translated from the coding sequence ATGATTACAATCATTATCCCTTTTTTCAATAGATTTTCTCAGTTACACAATACCTTGCTTTCTGTTAAAAATCAGTCTTTTCAAGATTGGGAGTGCCTGCTTATAGATGATGGTTCAGATCAAGAGGAGTTATTCAAAATAAACGAATCTATTTTGGATGATAAAAGATTCAGAATAATCTTAAGACCGGATGATCGGCTTAAAGGAGCCAATTCTTGTAGAAATATTGGAATAGAAAATGCCAAAGGTGAGTATATTGCACTTTTAGATTCTGATGACTTGTGGCCTGAGAATTATCTCTCGGATTATTTAAAATTTGTGAAATCAGTACCTGAGTTTAGTGGTGGTTTTGCAAAATGTCTAATACGAAACGGAGAGAAAGAATGGATTTCCGATTCTAGGGATTTGTTAGAAAATGAGAGTTGTTTTGATTTTTTATTAGATGATAAAGCTATTGCCCAAACATCCACGTTTTTTATAAAAACATCAAAAGCTAAAGATATAAAATTCGATGAGTCGTTATTACGCCATCAAGATTGGGATTTTTTTATACGTTTTGGTGAAAAGTTTAATTGGCAATATAATCCTGAACAATATGTAATAGTGATTTGGGAAAAAGGTGCGAAAAGAACTATTCATTTTCCGTCTTGTATTAAAGTTTACAATAATTTTCAGTCGCAGATTTCAAATTTAGATAATCGTAACAGATATCTTTTTTCAATGTATGAAAAGTCATTGCAGTACAATTCTGATAAAAAAATTAAAGATTTCTATTTGAAACAGCTTAAAATTAATAATTATAAAGTAAACACTAATAGAGAATTTCTAATGATAAAATATCCTTTTATTTATCAGTTTCTCAGAAATTTTGTAAAAAAGTAG
- a CDS encoding glycosyltransferase family 4 protein produces the protein MIRVLHIMSTVMGGGVERRRLSLAKYFKNTNFEMKLVGTYKDGVIAEQIEENGVEIIEVGDFNGPFHWGKHKEVQKIIDDFKPHIIHGAVYEGVTMAAINGFIKRVPIVLLEETSDPQNRSSKANFLLRIFSFAADRFIAIAPNVADYLKKKAKVSAKKVITINNGVEIPRTVSDLEIMNLKNQYSIKDDDFVVGTVGRLFNDHKKITDIIEAVHLLRELDKLKLIIVGSGKDEELIMQKAIDLGIQDRVIFTGYQFDTAPFYKLMDVFCIASQREGFGLVAAEAMLHHLPVIATKVGGLQNVVVDGETGMLIEPHQPREIANSIQKLYNSSELLDLYATNGYNRAIENYTEERYVREVIALYMELLKKKKIHA, from the coding sequence ATGATTCGAGTATTACATATTATGTCAACAGTCATGGGGGGCGGTGTTGAAAGACGAAGGTTGTCTTTGGCAAAATATTTTAAAAACACCAATTTTGAGATGAAGTTGGTTGGGACTTATAAAGATGGTGTAATAGCTGAGCAAATTGAAGAAAATGGCGTGGAAATCATTGAGGTCGGGGATTTTAACGGGCCTTTTCACTGGGGAAAACATAAAGAAGTTCAGAAGATAATTGATGATTTTAAACCACACATCATCCACGGTGCTGTATATGAAGGTGTCACAATGGCGGCGATAAATGGTTTTATAAAAAGAGTACCCATAGTTCTTTTAGAAGAAACTTCCGATCCTCAAAATAGAAGTTCTAAAGCAAATTTTCTATTAAGAATTTTTTCTTTTGCAGCAGACAGATTCATTGCTATAGCTCCGAATGTAGCAGATTATCTTAAAAAAAAGGCAAAGGTATCTGCGAAGAAAGTTATTACAATTAACAATGGGGTCGAAATTCCAAGAACTGTTTCAGACTTAGAAATTATGAACTTAAAAAATCAATATTCTATAAAGGATGATGATTTTGTCGTAGGAACTGTTGGCAGATTGTTTAATGATCACAAAAAAATTACAGATATAATTGAAGCTGTTCATCTTTTAAGAGAACTTGATAAACTCAAATTAATTATTGTTGGGAGTGGCAAGGATGAAGAGTTGATTATGCAAAAAGCAATCGACTTGGGGATTCAGGATAGAGTAATTTTTACAGGCTATCAATTTGATACAGCACCTTTTTATAAATTAATGGATGTATTCTGTATAGCATCACAAAGAGAAGGTTTTGGATTGGTTGCTGCTGAGGCAATGCTTCACCATCTTCCGGTCATTGCTACTAAGGTAGGGGGGTTGCAAAATGTTGTAGTCGATGGAGAAACGGGTATGTTGATAGAGCCTCATCAACCAAGAGAAATTGCAAATTCAATTCAAAAATTATATAATTCATCAGAATTGCTAGACTTGTATGCAACAAACGGGTATAATAGGGCAATAGAGAATTATACAGAAGAAAGATACGTGAGAGAAGTAATTGCGTTATATATGGAATTATTAAAAAAGAAAAAAATACATGCCTAA